A window from Heteronotia binoei isolate CCM8104 ecotype False Entrance Well chromosome 15, APGP_CSIRO_Hbin_v1, whole genome shotgun sequence encodes these proteins:
- the LOC132583544 gene encoding olfactory receptor 10AG1-like, whose translation MRGNQSTLNNFLLLGFSDLPGLEGLFFSVFLIVYLSVLSGNALIIIVTLVYQTLHSPMFLFLRNLSFLEIYYTSTVVPKMLENLLSEDKSISFLSCAFQMNVFLITGAAECVLLAAMAYDRYVAICHPLRYTIIMSNTVCSGLVASSWMAAIPMQVGQTVLVFTSSFCDSNEINDFFCDFPAVVKLVCGNTSINEHISQLQVVFLGLIPFALISISYICIASTILKMPSVEGRSKAFSTCSSHLIVVMSFYGCGMTVYLKPKTSHSFDTEKFLSLFYTVFTPLLNPLIYSLKNKEVKVALRKLCLHIPLFKTPKFSWKV comes from the coding sequence ATGAGAGGAAATCAAAGCACATTAAATAATTTCCTGTTGCTGGGATTCTCTGATTTGCCAGGACTGGAGGGTTTGTTCTTCTCTGTTTTCCTAATTGTCTATCTGTCAGTTCTCAGTGGGAATGCTCTCATAATTATTGTCACATTGGTCTACCAGACACTCCACAGCCCCATGTTTTTATTTCTCAGGAACCTGAGTTTTCTGGAGATATACTACACCTCAACTGTTGTCCCCAAAATGCTTGAAAACCTGCTGTCAGAGGATAAATCCATTTCATTCCTCAGTTGTGCCTTTCAAATGAATGTCTTCCTTATCACAGGGGCAGCAGAATGTGTTCTTTTGGCTGCCATGGCATATGACCGCTACGTTGCCATTTGTCACCCACTGCGCTACACCATCATTATGAGTAATACAGTATGCTCTGGGTTggttgcatcctcctggatggcTGCAATCCCAATGCAAGTTGGCCAAACTGTCCTGGTGTTCACCTCTTCTTTCTGTGACTCCAATGAAATCAACGATTTCTTCTGTGACTTTCCTGCTGTGGTTAAACTTGTCTGTGGCAACACCTCTATAAATGAGCATATATCCCAACTGCAGGTAGTGTTTCTTGGATTAATCCCATTTGCTTTGATTTCCATTTCATACATATGCATTGCTTCTACCATTCTAAAGATGCCATCTGTAGAGGGAAGGAGCAAGGCTTTCTCAACATGTTCCTCACATCTCATAGTGGTGATGTCTTTCTATGGCTGTGGAATGACAGTGTATCTGAAACCCAAGACAAGTCATTCTTTTGATACAGAAAAATTCCTGTCACTCTTCTACACTGTCTTTACACCATTGTTAAATCCTCTTATTTACAGTTTGAAGAACAAAGAAGTCAAAGTGGCACTCAGGAAACTATGTCTCCACATTCCTCTCTTTAAAACCCCAAAATTTTCATGGAAAGTGTAG